One Archocentrus centrarchus isolate MPI-CPG fArcCen1 chromosome 14, fArcCen1, whole genome shotgun sequence DNA window includes the following coding sequences:
- the bud13 gene encoding BUD13 homolog isoform X2, with amino-acid sequence MMAASTSSKKGQELSKAEYLKRYLSADDDSLTSKAKTKKKRRKVPEKGLKIVDDDIDWKQMVTQQTEIEEDDEEEAPVIAEVIDDRPEEVKQLEAFRTSNRWKVVGVDQNEDTGEGKGKDYQEAEASRRSRHDSPELSSKRRGCDSPVRKTRHDSPDVSPPRRGRRDSPEVSPPRRGRRDSPEVSPPRRGRHDSPDVSPPRRGRHDSPDVSPPRRGRHDSPDVSPPRRGRHDSPDVSLPRRGRHDSPDVSLPRRGRHDSPDLSPARQRSGKSEKVQRKDSSPAKRKPSSSLSSKKRSPDPHRSAGAQKGQKRYDSDSDQSPPRKRPLKGEASDSDQSPPRRRSKTKRGSDSDQSPPRRRPQSGKDSDGDLSPPRRTGQSQGQRMLSGGKAGLVSVDVLRKEQEENRRRERNNQPLEDESRNAQTIFRDKSGKRRDLDSEREEQKKKAGEKAAKDEKYAQWGKGLAQSQMHQQKLEDALHEAQKPLARHYDDEDLDRMLREQEREGDPMAAMLRRKKDRGIKTQEKPRYKGPTPPPNRFNLLPGYRWDGVDRSNGFEQKRYQRIADKKAVQEAAYKWSVEDM; translated from the exons ATGATGGCGGCTTCCACTAGCAGTAAGAAAGGACAGGAGCTTTCTAAGGCTGAGTACCTAAAACGTTATTTATCAGCCGACGACGATTCCCTGACATCAAAAGCGAAGACAAAAAAGAAGCGACGCAAGGTTCCCGAGAAAGG ACTTAAAATAGTAGACGATGACATAGACTGGAAGCAGATGGTCACGCAGCAGACGGAGATtgaggaggatgatgaagaagaagctCCGGTG ATTGCTGAGGTGATTGATGATCGACCAGAAGAagtgaaacagctggaagcCTTTAGGACCAGCAACAGATGGAAAGTAGTTGGAG TGGATCAAAATGAAGACACGggtgaaggaaaaggaaaagactATCAAGAGGCTGAGGCATCAAGAAGAAGTCGACATGACTCACCAGAGTTGTCATCAAAGAGACGAGGATGTGATTCTCCTGTCAGAAAGACCCGCCATGACTCTCCAGACGTCTCTCCACCCAG GAGAGGTCGGCGTGACTCTCCAGAAGTCTCTCCACCCAGGAGAGGTCGGCGTGACTCTCCAGAAGTCTCTCCTCCCAGGAGAGGTCGGCATGACTCTCCAGACGTCTCTCCTCCCAGGAGAGGTCGGCATGACTCTCCAGACGTCTCTCCTCCCAGGAGAGGGCGGCATGACTCTCCAGACGTCTCTCCTCCCAGGAGAGGTCGGCATGACTCTCCAGACGTCTCTCTTCCCAGGAGAGGTCGGCATGACTCTCCAGACGTCTCTCTTCCCAGGAGAGGTCGGCATGACTCTCCAGACTTGTCACCTGCAAGACAACGGTCAGGGAAGTCAGAAAAGGTGCAACGTAAAG attcATCCCCCGCCAAAAGGAAGCCCAGTTCATCCTTATCAAGTAAAAAACGCTCACCTGATCCTCATCGGTCAGCTGGGGCTCAGAAGGGTCAGAAGAGGTATGATTCAGACTCTGATCAGTCACCCCCGAGGAAAAGGCCCCTGAAGGGAGAAGCCTCAGACTCTGACCAGTCTCCTCCAAGGAGGCGCTCAAAGACAAAACGCGGCTCAGACTCTGACCAGTCTCCACCCAGAAGACGGCCACAGAGTGGAAAGGACTCAGATGGAGATTTGTCACCACCTCGTAGAACTGGCCAGTCACAG GGCCAAAGGATGCTTTCTGGTGGAAAGGCAGGTCTGGTTTCTGTGGATGTTTTAAGGAAAGAGCAAGAGGAAAACAGACGCAGAGAAAGAAACAATCAGCCACTTGAAG ATGAATCCCGTAATGCCCAGACAATTTTCCGAGACAAAAGCGGTAAAAGGAGGGATCTGGATTcagagagagaggaacagaagaagaaagctggagaaaaagcagcaaaagacGAGAAATATGCTCAGTGGGGGAAAGG GTTGGCACAGAGCCAAATGCATCAGCAGAAACTTGAGGACGCGCTGCATGAAGCCCAGAAGCCGCTGGCGCGTCACTATGACGACGAGGATCTTGACCGCATGTTGAGAGagcaagaaagagaaggagatcCTATGGCTGCAATGCTCAGGCGCAAAAAGGACCGTGGTATAAAAACACAAG agaaACCTCGATATAAAGGCCCTACTCCACCTCCAAACCGGTTCAATCTTCTACCGGGCTATCGCTGGGACGGAGTTGACAG GTCAAATGGTTTTGAACAGAAACGCTACCAGCGGATAGCAGATAAAAAGGCCGTCCAGGAGGCAGCTTATAAATGGAGTGTGGAGGATATGTAA
- the bud13 gene encoding BUD13 homolog isoform X1, with product MMAASTSSKKGQELSKAEYLKRYLSADDDSLTSKAKTKKKRRKVPEKGLKIVDDDIDWKQMVTQQTEIEEDDEEEAPVIAEVIDDRPEEVKQLEAFRTSNRWKVVGVDQNEDTGEGKGKDYQEAEASRRSRHDSPELSSKRRGCDSPVRKTRHDSPDVSPPRRGRHDSPDVSPPRRGRRDSPEVSPPRRGRRDSPEVSPPRRGRHDSPDVSPPRRGRHDSPDVSPPRRGRHDSPDVSPPRRGRHDSPDVSLPRRGRHDSPDVSLPRRGRHDSPDLSPARQRSGKSEKVQRKDSSPAKRKPSSSLSSKKRSPDPHRSAGAQKGQKRYDSDSDQSPPRKRPLKGEASDSDQSPPRRRSKTKRGSDSDQSPPRRRPQSGKDSDGDLSPPRRTGQSQGQRMLSGGKAGLVSVDVLRKEQEENRRRERNNQPLEDESRNAQTIFRDKSGKRRDLDSEREEQKKKAGEKAAKDEKYAQWGKGLAQSQMHQQKLEDALHEAQKPLARHYDDEDLDRMLREQEREGDPMAAMLRRKKDRGIKTQEKPRYKGPTPPPNRFNLLPGYRWDGVDRSNGFEQKRYQRIADKKAVQEAAYKWSVEDM from the exons ATGATGGCGGCTTCCACTAGCAGTAAGAAAGGACAGGAGCTTTCTAAGGCTGAGTACCTAAAACGTTATTTATCAGCCGACGACGATTCCCTGACATCAAAAGCGAAGACAAAAAAGAAGCGACGCAAGGTTCCCGAGAAAGG ACTTAAAATAGTAGACGATGACATAGACTGGAAGCAGATGGTCACGCAGCAGACGGAGATtgaggaggatgatgaagaagaagctCCGGTG ATTGCTGAGGTGATTGATGATCGACCAGAAGAagtgaaacagctggaagcCTTTAGGACCAGCAACAGATGGAAAGTAGTTGGAG TGGATCAAAATGAAGACACGggtgaaggaaaaggaaaagactATCAAGAGGCTGAGGCATCAAGAAGAAGTCGACATGACTCACCAGAGTTGTCATCAAAGAGACGAGGATGTGATTCTCCTGTCAGAAAGACCCGCCATGACTCTCCAGACGTCTCTCCACCCAGGAGAGGTCGGCATGACTCTCCAGACGTCTCTCCACCCAGGAGAGGTCGGCGTGACTCTCCAGAAGTCTCTCCACCCAGGAGAGGTCGGCGTGACTCTCCAGAAGTCTCTCCTCCCAGGAGAGGTCGGCATGACTCTCCAGACGTCTCTCCTCCCAGGAGAGGTCGGCATGACTCTCCAGACGTCTCTCCTCCCAGGAGAGGGCGGCATGACTCTCCAGACGTCTCTCCTCCCAGGAGAGGTCGGCATGACTCTCCAGACGTCTCTCTTCCCAGGAGAGGTCGGCATGACTCTCCAGACGTCTCTCTTCCCAGGAGAGGTCGGCATGACTCTCCAGACTTGTCACCTGCAAGACAACGGTCAGGGAAGTCAGAAAAGGTGCAACGTAAAG attcATCCCCCGCCAAAAGGAAGCCCAGTTCATCCTTATCAAGTAAAAAACGCTCACCTGATCCTCATCGGTCAGCTGGGGCTCAGAAGGGTCAGAAGAGGTATGATTCAGACTCTGATCAGTCACCCCCGAGGAAAAGGCCCCTGAAGGGAGAAGCCTCAGACTCTGACCAGTCTCCTCCAAGGAGGCGCTCAAAGACAAAACGCGGCTCAGACTCTGACCAGTCTCCACCCAGAAGACGGCCACAGAGTGGAAAGGACTCAGATGGAGATTTGTCACCACCTCGTAGAACTGGCCAGTCACAG GGCCAAAGGATGCTTTCTGGTGGAAAGGCAGGTCTGGTTTCTGTGGATGTTTTAAGGAAAGAGCAAGAGGAAAACAGACGCAGAGAAAGAAACAATCAGCCACTTGAAG ATGAATCCCGTAATGCCCAGACAATTTTCCGAGACAAAAGCGGTAAAAGGAGGGATCTGGATTcagagagagaggaacagaagaagaaagctggagaaaaagcagcaaaagacGAGAAATATGCTCAGTGGGGGAAAGG GTTGGCACAGAGCCAAATGCATCAGCAGAAACTTGAGGACGCGCTGCATGAAGCCCAGAAGCCGCTGGCGCGTCACTATGACGACGAGGATCTTGACCGCATGTTGAGAGagcaagaaagagaaggagatcCTATGGCTGCAATGCTCAGGCGCAAAAAGGACCGTGGTATAAAAACACAAG agaaACCTCGATATAAAGGCCCTACTCCACCTCCAAACCGGTTCAATCTTCTACCGGGCTATCGCTGGGACGGAGTTGACAG GTCAAATGGTTTTGAACAGAAACGCTACCAGCGGATAGCAGATAAAAAGGCCGTCCAGGAGGCAGCTTATAAATGGAGTGTGGAGGATATGTAA
- the snrnp35 gene encoding U11/U12 small nuclear ribonucleoprotein 35 kDa protein, translating to MADWSPIAKVYDPLKAGSIDGTDVEPHDRAVWRAMVARYKPNKGVVGDPLLTLFVARLNPQTTEDKLHKVFSKYGDIQRLRLVRDIVTGFSKGYAFIEYKEERSVVRARRDANKLVVDQHEVFVDFEQERTLKGWVPRRLGGGLGGKKESGQLRFGGRDRPFRKPINLGVDPGQDWGGGGGRERDRQGARVREDRDRHRAEWGSGGRRDDRDRGREWDDRRRGDRSRHRDRR from the coding sequence ATGGCTGACTGGAGTCCGATTGCGAAGGTGTACGACCCGCTGAAAGCTGGCAGCATCGACGGCACGGACGTGGAGCCCCATGACCGGGCGGTCTGGAGGGCTATGGTGGCCCGATACAAGCCCAACAAAGGCGTCGTTGGAGACCCACTGCTCACACTTTTTGTGGCCCGGTTGAATCCACAGACAACCGAAGATAAACTGCATAAAGTATTCTCCAAGTATGGAGATATCCAGCGACTCCGGCTGGTCCGGGACATCGTCACGGGTTTCTCGAAAGGATATGCTTTCATTGAGTACAAAGAGGAGCGGTCTGTGGTCCGGGCCCGCCGGGACGCCAACAAGCTGGTGGTGGACCAGCACGAAGTGTTTGTGGATTTTGAACAGGAGAGGACGCTTAAAGGATGGGTACCGCGGCGGCTCGGCGGCGGGCTGGGAGGGAAAAAGGAGTCTGGGCAGCTGCGGTTCGGCGGCAGGGACAGACCTTTCCGTAAGCCCATTAATCTTGGGGTTGATCCGGGACAGGACTGGGGAGGTggtggagggagagagagggatagACAAGGGGCGCGAGTCAGGGAGGACCGGGACCGACACAGAGCAGAGTGGGGCAGTGGAGGAAGGAGAGATGACCGGGATAGAGGCCGAGAGTGGGATGACCGCAGGCGTGGAGACAGGAGCAGGCACCGGGACCGGAGATGA
- the LOC115792328 gene encoding uncharacterized protein LOC115792328, protein MPVIQKPEAKMFFESANLQRPRHHHEFFLRSRPYRGEPPTVAGFLLYPDTPAKMETTSREAFCFRPIPHQDTGKGSPDTQQGSHPSPLASSRKIVRGNKDREVRGNEQEGNRDHTTPTALKNEQETCEMQSQYQKDFPPPSCCLRRRTPAFPQPDNIGINPAFRIDFSTVQRETYPGWPIMTPRYGGRPRAASCGQPNITSQW, encoded by the exons ATGCCAGTGATCCAGAAGCCAGAAGCCAAAATGTTCTTTGAAAGTGCCAACCTGCAACGCCCACGTCACCACCATGAATTCTTTCTGCGCAGTCGACCCTACAGGGGAGAACCGCCGACAGTAGCAG GATTCCTCCTTTACCCGGACACACCTGCAAAGATGGAGACGACATCACGagaggctttctgcttcaggcccATCCCACATCAAGACACAGGCAAAG GAAGCCCTGACACACAGCAGGGATCCCACCCTTCTCCTCTCGCATCCTCAAGAAAAATAGTAAGAGGAAACAAGGACAGAGAAGTGAGAGGCAATGAGCAAGAAGGCAACCGTGATCACACGACACCAACAGCACTGAAAAACGAACAGGAAACATGCGAGATGCAGTCTCAGTATCAGAAAGACTTCCCTCCTCCATCCTGTTGCCTCAGGAGGCGAACACCCGCTTTCCCGCAGCCTGACAACATCGGCATCAACCCTGCGTTCAG GATTGACTTCAGCACAGTCCAGAGAGAGACTTACCCAGGCTGGCCCATCATGACTCCCAGGTACGGTGGCAGGCCGAGAGCAGCCTCATGCGGACAACCAAACATAACTTCTCAGTGGTAG